One window of Quercus robur chromosome 12, dhQueRobu3.1, whole genome shotgun sequence genomic DNA carries:
- the LOC126708908 gene encoding uncharacterized protein LOC126708908, which translates to MSSSSSLEREIDDYLDGSESEGSIGSSSCSDSSDEHYSSGVPGIPLEEFQEQRRRAASGSKASSSREPSSPPQDEEEDEEDVIYSCAPEVASTLDGAKLKTLVDRYQIPKELNPRLPQPGEWCCSPSSGLGVYTSYLLAGLRFPLNSFCRELLQRLGIGPNQLNPNGWRTIVAMQVLWREALEGNHPITVDEFLYCYKPSEIKKSAGFYQFSSRAVVRPRLDKFSLDRIDVVRTFPGRTFHDLVTLSRLATWGLGPLPTAENLSHEEVTRRRISTMRENKEKTVASGDEDVAAPTPKVASVQAGKRKSKGISSNVDLDDLPSRRGHKKQKPSKNSLPKVPKFVPPTVNLDEPVDVEPVQIVHPVQSDPPPAPKTSYKPSPSEPSDRPSNLVLDEGYAWRTFKGIVTDHEVNECYNMSVKEFERSGIHDLFKAMSKFYTATCQAKELATEAKTAKDKAKELSHEVLSKKGEVIRLTEDFNRLLGSETKLKNDVEELKADNLEKDTRIVHLEGQVAELTSSLEKAREEAIAAFKKSDEYKNRLDSHYAAGYEDFRADAKDAYPDLDFNSFKLPLATESSVLQTSSEDVNIMDDANTEVTQDEPK; encoded by the exons ATGTCTTCATCGtctagtttagagagagagatagacgaCTACCTGGACGGCTCTGAGAGTGAGGGTAGTATAGGTAGTTCGTCCTGTAGTGATTCCTCAGACGAGCATTACTCGTCTGGGGTTCCTGGCATTCCTTTAGAGGAATTTCAGGAACAACGACGTAGGGCAGCTTCTGGATCTAAGGCTAGTTCGTCCAGAGAGCCATCTAGTCCTCCTCAAGACGAGGAGGAGGACGAAGAGGATGTAATCTATAGCTGTGCCCCAGAGGTAGCATCCACCTTAGACGGCGCTAAGTTAAAAACTCTTGTAGATAGATACCAAATCCCTAAAGAGCTTAACCCTCGTCTACCCCAGCCTGGTGAATGGTGTTGTTCCCCTTCCTCTGGCTTAGGGGTATATACTTCTTACCTATTAGCTGGCCTTAGGTTTCCCTTAAACTCTTTCTGCAGAGAACTCCTCCAAAGGTTGGGTATTGGGCCAAACCAGCTCAACCCCAATGGCTGGAGGACGATTGTTGCCATGCAAGTATTATGGCGTGAGGCATTGGAAGGGAACCATCCAattacagtggacgagttcctttactgCTATAAGCCCTCAGAGATCAAAAAATCTGCTGGGTTCTACCAGTTTTCGTCCAGAG CTGTTGTTCGTCCACGCTTGGACAAGTTTTCCTTGGACCGGATAGACGTGGTTCGCACCTTTCCAGGAAGGACTTTCCACGACTTAGTTACTCTTAGTCGTCTAGCAACTTGGGGACTTGGTCCACTTCCTACGGCTGAGAACCTAAGTCACGAGGAGGTCACTCGTCGAA GGATAAGCACAATGAgggaaaacaaggaaaaaacagTGGCTAGCGGGGACGAGGATGTTGCTGCTCCAACTCCCAAAGTGGCTTCCGTCCAGGCTGGGAAGAGGAAGTCCAAGGGTATTTCAAGCAATGTGGACCTGGACGACCTTCCCAGTCGTCGTGGCCACAAGAAGCAAAAACCAAGTAAGAATTCCCTTCCCAAGGTTCCAAAGTTCGTACCACCAACAGTGAACTTGGACGAGCCTGTGGACGTGGAGCCCGTCCAAATAGTTCATCCTGTCCAGTCTGATCCTCCTCCTGCTCCCAAAACTTCTTACAAGCCTAGCCCGTCTGAGCCTTCTGATCGTCCCTCTAATTTGGTTCTGGACGAGGGTTATGCATGGAGGACGTTCAAAGGGATCGTCACTGATCATGAAGTTAACGAATGTTACAACATGTCAGTGAAGGAGTTTGAGCGTTCTGGCATCCATGACCTTTTCAAG GCTATGTCAAAGTTTTATACAGCGACTTGCCAGGCCAAGGAGCTTGCTACAGAGGCCAAGACTGCCAAGGATAAGGCTAAGGAGCTAAGCCATGAGGTCTTATCCAAGAAGGGGGAGGTCATTAGGTTGACCGAGGACTTTAATCGTCTGCTGGGAAGCGAGACGAAGCTGAAGAACGATGTTGAGGAGCTCAAAGCTGACAACTTAGAGAAGGATACCCGCATCGTCCATCTAGAAGGACAAGTTGCAGAGCTTACCTCGTCCTTGGAGAAGGCACGTGAAGAAGCAATTGCTGCTTTTAAGAAGTCTGACGAGTATAAGAATCGTCTAGACAGTCATTATGCAGCTGGTTATGAAGACTTCCGTGCTGATGCCAAAGACGCGTATCCTGATTTGGACTTTAACTCGTTCAAGCTTCCTCTTGCTACAGAGAGTTCTGTGTTGCAGACGAGTTCCGAGGACGTCAACATCATGGACGATGCTAACACTGAAGTTACTCAGGACGAACCCAAGTGA